Genomic DNA from Cumulibacter soli:
CGAATGATGAGTGCGGCGCAGGTGATCAGCGCCGTACGGCTCGCGTTCGCGGAGCGCCAGAAGGCGCCAACCGCCTCAAGCACTCACTAGTTAGGGCGCTTTCTGCCAGGCCATGACCGCCTGGCCCAGGACGCCGAGCACGGCGCCTGCGATAGCCGTCCAGAGCCACAGTCCGTCCGACTGATCGCGAAGTGATGGTACGAGCGCGATGACGACCGCTGCCAGCGCAAACAATGCCGTCCCGACCCGCGTGATCACGCGGGTGTCTAACTGGACCGGTTCGGGTGCAGGGCGCAGCGGATTGGACACGTGCCTACCTTAGTCGAGCGCGGAACGAGTTGGGCCGTCTGGATTGTGGGCGAGGTATGGGCTCCGGTAAGTTCGCGGCGTTAACTTGACGCGGCGGTAACCGCCGCGGTGTGGAAGGAATCCGATGAGCGAGCGTGTCACTGGCTCTGAAACCGCCGAGGTCGCCGGCGGTAAACCGCGTAACGGTCTGGACCGTTACTTCGAGATCACCAAGCGCGGTTCGACTCTCGGGCGTGAGGTTCGTGGCGGGCTGACCACGTTCTTCACCATGGCGTACATCATCGTGCTGAACCCGATCATTCTTGCGGGGATCGCCGATGTGACTGGCCAGGAGCTCCCGTTCGCGGCGGTCGCCTCGACGACGGCGCTGGTCGCCGCGGTGATGACGATCCTGATGGGGGTCGTCGGCAAGTTTCCCCTGGCGCTGGCCGCCGGGCTCGGTATCAACGCGCAGGTGGCCGCGCTCGCGCAGTTCCAGTTGCCGTGGCAGCAGATCATGGGCCTCGTGGTCCTCGAGGGCATTCTCATCACGCTGCTGGTGGTGACCGGATTCCGTACAGCGGTCTTTAACGCGATCCCACACCAACTCAAGATCGCGATCTCCGTGGGTATCGGCCTGTTCTTGACGTTCATCGGCCTGAAGGACGCCGGATTCACCCAGGCGCACGAGACAGGTGCGCCGGTGCTGATGGGCCAGTTCGGCGAGCTCAAGGGCTGGCCGGTATTGGTGTTCGTCGTCGGCGTCCTGCTGATGGCGGTGCTGTACGCGAAGAAGGTTCGCGGATCGATCCTGATCGCTATCGTCGTCACCACGGTGCTCGCGATCGTCGTGGAGAAGATCGCGAAGGTCGGGCCGGTGGTCGGCGCCGATGGTGTGGTGAACCCGACGGGCTGGCGATTGAACACTCCGGCGGTGCCTTCGGAGGTGGTCGCCTTACCGGACTTGTCGATCATGGGTGACGTCGACCTGTTTGGTGCCTTCGAGGCGTCCGCGATCGGTGCACTGCTGATCATCTTCACGCTCATGCTCGCGGATTTCTTCGACACGATGGGTACGACGGTCGCGGTCGCCAGCGAAGGCAAGATGCTCAAGGACGACGGCACCGTGGAAAACATCGACCGGATCCTGCTGGTCGATTCGCTAGCCGCAGTCGCCGGTGGCGCCTCCAGCGTTTCCTCCAGTACGACGTTCATCGAATCCTCCGCCGGCGTCGCCGAGGGCGCGCGGACCGGATTTGCTTCGGTGATCACCGGGCTGATGTTCGTCGTCGCGATGTTCTTCGCGCCGATCGTGAATATCGTGCCGAGCGAAGCGGCCGCGCCGGCGCTGATCATCGTCGGCGCACTGATGATCATGCAGGTCAAAGAACTCGACCTGCACAATTTCACCGACGTAATGCCGATCTTCCTGACGATCGCGCTGATGCCGTTCACGTACTCGATCACCAACGGTATCGGCGCCGGCTTCATCGCCTGGGTGCTGCTGCGGGTGGTCACCAAGCGCGCCCGCGAGATTCATTGGTTGATGTGGGTGATCACGGCGTTGTTCGTGATCTACTTCGCGATCGACCCGATCCGTCAGCTCATCGGCTGATCGTCCATGGACTGCGGTGGCGTTCAGGGAGTATGAATCCGCAACTGTTTTGCTAATCTAAGTAGTTGTGAGCACTCCAATGAGTACCGGCCCAGACCTGGCGGCCATTCTGCGCGTGGCGACCACCCGGACGATGCGTCAACTGCGGGCGGTCGGCGCGCATCGCATCACCCTGACTCAGTTGTCGGCAATGGCCAGCATCAACCTGGCCGGAGAGTTGACGCTCGGCGAACTTGCCGCACGTGAGCGGGTCCAGCCGCCGTCGATGACCCGAGTGATCACCACGCTGTACGACCACGGGCTCGTGAGTCGAAAGTCCGATCCCAGCGATGGCCGGCAGGTGCTGGTGAGCCTGACCGAGGACGGGCGCAAGATCCTGCAAGAAGAGGCGCAAACCCGGGAGGCGTGGCTAGCCGAAAAGATCGGCACGCTTTCCGAGGAGGAGAAGCAGACGCTCATGCGCGCCAGCGACATCCTGCTGCGGCTCATCGGGGAGTGAGCGGCTCACGCTCGAGTCGGCGCGACTCGGGCATGTTCCGCTCACTGCGACACCGTAATTATCGGCTGTACTTCACCGGTTCGATCCTGTCGAATACCGGGACCTGGATGCAGCGTATCGCTCAGGACTGGCTCGTTCTCGAACTGACCGGCCAGGACGCGATCGCGCTCGGCACGGTGACCTTCCTACAGTTCGTGCCGACCCTATTTCTGGGGATGTACGGCGGCGTACTCGCCGATCGGCTGCAAAAACGAAGTGTGCTGCGGGTGACTCAGTTCGTGGTCGCGATTTCGGCCGCCGTACTCGGCGTCCTGATCCTCGGAGACGTCGTCGCATTGTGGCATGTCTATGCAATGGCGCTTCTACTGGGGTGCGCGAATGCGATCGAGGCGCCGTCGCGGACGTCGTTCGCCAGCGAACTCGTGCCGACCGAGGATGTGGTGAACGCCGTCGGGCTGAACTCGTCGTCATTCAACGCTGCCCGACTGATCGGCCCCGCGATCTCTGGGGTGCTGATCGGCTGGATCGGCATCGGGCCAGTATTCCTCATCAACGCCGCCTCGAGTCTGTGGATCATCGTGCTGCTGACGATGATCGATACGAGCAAGTTGTATGACACCCACCAGGCCAGCCGCGAGCCGGGCCAGATCCGCGCGGCCCTGCGTTATGTGCGCTCGCGGGCGGACCTGATGGTGATGATAGGGCTGGCTACCGCGGTGTCGTTGTTTGGGCTGAACCTGCAAGTGATGATCCCGCTGATCTCCACCCACGTGTTCCACCGAGGCGCCGCGGAGTACGGTCTGCTGGCCTCCGCGCTGGCTCTCGGCACGCTCAGCGGAGCGTTATTGGCAGCGCGGCGCTCCACGCAGCCGCGGCTGCGGTTTCTCATTACGACCGCGCTGCTGTTCGGGCTCGCGGAGGTGGCGATCGCCTGGATCGGTAACTACTGGGTGTTCGCCCTGCTGTTGATCCCGACCGGGATCGTCAGCCTCGCTTTCTTGGTGTCCGCGAATGCGACCGTGCAGTTGTCGGTGGATTCGAGCACCCGCGGTCGGGTGATGGCGCTCTACTTCATGGCGCTGATGGGCGCGGGGGCGTTCGGCTCACCTCTGGTCGGTTGGATGACGGATATGTGGGGCATCCAATACGCGTTCATGATTTCCGGACTGTTGACCGCGGCGTCCGCCGTGCTGGCCGCGTGGCTATTGGCTCGCCGCGAGGGTGGGCTACAGGTCGAGCTCAGTCGGACCAGCCCGCGGCTTCAAGTCCGAATAGGCAGCGAGAGAATGATTCCGTATCGACGAGAACCCATGGAGGAAGTTACGTGACGTACCGGTTGGACCGTGCATTTGGCCTGGAGCGACGCGCCGACCGCGTGCTGCACCAGTCCCGGATCGACGACGCTTGGAACTTCGGCGGAAAGTTCGTTAACGGAGGCTACTTGCAAGGCGTCGCCGCGGCAGCGGTCGGCGCGGTCATTGACCCGTCACTGGACCACCTCGCGGTGTCGACGGTGTTCTCCTCACAAGTGACGCCCGGACCGCTGGATATCGACGTCGACGTCGCCCGGGTGGGCCGCCGGATCAGTAGCGGAATCGCCCGTCTGGTGCAGGACGGCGAGACGCGAGTCTCTTCACTGGTCACCCTCGGCCAATTGCCGCACGACCTCAGCGGGGTCAAGGCCGATCTGCCGATGCCTGATATGCCGTCGATGGCCGACTGCCCCGATCCGCGCCAGTCGAAGGAATCCAAGGCGCTGGGTGAGATGGCCGACGTACTCGATATGAGGTTTGTACCCGGGCGCGGATTTACGCCCGGTAGACCGACCGGTGACGAGATGTATGTCTGGCTACGGTTCCGGGACGGCCGACCGCTGGACACGCTGGCGCTGATCGCCTTCTCCGATATCGCGCCGCCGCTGGCGTTCGCGCTAGGGGAGTTCGGTTGGGCACCGACGTTGCAGATGCAGGTCACCACGTACGCGAAGCCCGTCGGTGACACTGTGTTGATGCGGATCCATGGGCGGCCGTACGGCGGCACGATGTTCGGTTGTGAAGAGGTCGACCTCTGGGACAGCCGCGGAACGATCGTGGCGCGTGGACGCCAGATCGCGATGCCTCCGCAGCCGACCCGTGATGACCACGGCAAGACCGGCCACTAGTGCCCTTTGGTGGCAACCATTCGCCCGTTTCTCTCTTTTGGTCGATGGCCGGGTGGATCACAGGTGGGTAGCTAACTCGGGTGGGTGAGTACTGATGGCGTCGATATCCGTCACCGATCCCGCAGACTCGCGGCTCGATGACTACCGCGACCTGACGAACGCGGACCGTCGCCCCGATCGACCGGGTGG
This window encodes:
- a CDS encoding NCS2 family permease: MSERVTGSETAEVAGGKPRNGLDRYFEITKRGSTLGREVRGGLTTFFTMAYIIVLNPIILAGIADVTGQELPFAAVASTTALVAAVMTILMGVVGKFPLALAAGLGINAQVAALAQFQLPWQQIMGLVVLEGILITLLVVTGFRTAVFNAIPHQLKIAISVGIGLFLTFIGLKDAGFTQAHETGAPVLMGQFGELKGWPVLVFVVGVLLMAVLYAKKVRGSILIAIVVTTVLAIVVEKIAKVGPVVGADGVVNPTGWRLNTPAVPSEVVALPDLSIMGDVDLFGAFEASAIGALLIIFTLMLADFFDTMGTTVAVASEGKMLKDDGTVENIDRILLVDSLAAVAGGASSVSSSTTFIESSAGVAEGARTGFASVITGLMFVVAMFFAPIVNIVPSEAAAPALIIVGALMIMQVKELDLHNFTDVMPIFLTIALMPFTYSITNGIGAGFIAWVLLRVVTKRAREIHWLMWVITALFVIYFAIDPIRQLIG
- a CDS encoding DUF2530 domain-containing protein produces the protein MSNPLRPAPEPVQLDTRVITRVGTALFALAAVVIALVPSLRDQSDGLWLWTAIAGAVLGVLGQAVMAWQKAP
- a CDS encoding MarR family winged helix-turn-helix transcriptional regulator translates to MSTPMSTGPDLAAILRVATTRTMRQLRAVGAHRITLTQLSAMASINLAGELTLGELAARERVQPPSMTRVITTLYDHGLVSRKSDPSDGRQVLVSLTEDGRKILQEEAQTREAWLAEKIGTLSEEEKQTLMRASDILLRLIGE
- a CDS encoding thioesterase family protein, with protein sequence MTYRLDRAFGLERRADRVLHQSRIDDAWNFGGKFVNGGYLQGVAAAAVGAVIDPSLDHLAVSTVFSSQVTPGPLDIDVDVARVGRRISSGIARLVQDGETRVSSLVTLGQLPHDLSGVKADLPMPDMPSMADCPDPRQSKESKALGEMADVLDMRFVPGRGFTPGRPTGDEMYVWLRFRDGRPLDTLALIAFSDIAPPLAFALGEFGWAPTLQMQVTTYAKPVGDTVLMRIHGRPYGGTMFGCEEVDLWDSRGTIVARGRQIAMPPQPTRDDHGKTGH
- a CDS encoding MFS transporter yields the protein MSGSRSSRRDSGMFRSLRHRNYRLYFTGSILSNTGTWMQRIAQDWLVLELTGQDAIALGTVTFLQFVPTLFLGMYGGVLADRLQKRSVLRVTQFVVAISAAVLGVLILGDVVALWHVYAMALLLGCANAIEAPSRTSFASELVPTEDVVNAVGLNSSSFNAARLIGPAISGVLIGWIGIGPVFLINAASSLWIIVLLTMIDTSKLYDTHQASREPGQIRAALRYVRSRADLMVMIGLATAVSLFGLNLQVMIPLISTHVFHRGAAEYGLLASALALGTLSGALLAARRSTQPRLRFLITTALLFGLAEVAIAWIGNYWVFALLLIPTGIVSLAFLVSANATVQLSVDSSTRGRVMALYFMALMGAGAFGSPLVGWMTDMWGIQYAFMISGLLTAASAVLAAWLLARREGGLQVELSRTSPRLQVRIGSERMIPYRREPMEEVT